The sequence CTCTTTCAAGAACGCGCCGAATCCAATCCAAATTATGAGGGACTCTTATTTTCTCCCGACAAGAATGCAGTGGGTATCCTCGCTGAGGTCCGTGTTGTTATGGACGATGATAAATACCATACAGCCATCGTCACCGAACTTAGAAAAAATCTAAACCAAGCACCCTTCAAAGATTCCTCGATTCACATTGGGGGCGGGCCCATCGTCGACACTGAAATGGATGCCCTGACCATTGGGGAATCACAATTGTTTGGTGTGTTGGCAGCGATTCTAAATATGCTCGTAACACTCTTTCTCTTCAGGAGATGGCCTGGTGTTGTCATCCCCATGCTCACGGTTGCACTCACTATCGGTTGGACATTTGGTTTAATCGGCTTTGGAGGACAACCTCTCGGAGTGGTTCACGTTATGCTACCGATGATGCTCCTCGTGGTTGGCGTAAGTGATTCTGTCCATATTCTTAGCGAATACCAACGTGAATATACTCATGTAAACAACAGACGTGAGGCCATTCTCAACACGATGGCTGAGGTCTCTTTACCATGCCTTTTAACCAGCCTGACCACGGCTGCTGGTATGCTTAGCTTGAGCCTCGCTCCTATTCCACCCATTCGAACCATGGGTATCTATGCGGCGGTTGGAGTAATCTTTGCGTACATCATCAGCGTCTTTCTTGTACCGGTCGTACTTAGCTATACGGGCCTGGAAAGCTCACAAGCCAAAAACAGCGACCGCTTTGAGGGCATCCTCGCATCGATAAGCTCTTTCACCACACGGCGAGCCAAAATCATAACAGCGGCGACTGCGGTACTGATTGGTCTCTCTATCTGGGGAGCAACCTACATCAACATCGAAAGTAATTTTATGGAGAGCTTTAAAAAAGACTCTCAAATTAGGATATCGGCCAGCCACATTGACTCAACCCTCGGTGGAACGGCCAGTCTTCAAGGTATGATCGATACCGGTAAAGAAGGCGGTGCCAAAGAGCCTGAATTTTTGCGTAAACTCGAAGAGTTCGAAAACTATCTCGCCGAAAGTGAAAGCGTGGTTAAAGTGGTCAGCATGACCAGCTTGGTCAAAGAGCTCAACCAAGTCATGATGGACGGCGCACCAGAAGAGTACCGTATTCCAGATAATAGAAACATCATCGCTCAAGAACTGATGCTTTACGAAAACTCCGATCCCGACGGGCTCTTTAAAATGGTTACGGACGATTACCAGATGGTTCGTCTCGATGTGAAAACAAAAAGCGGAGGAACTCATCAAGCCAGTTTGATGATGGAAGACGCGGCAGAAAAATTTGAAGAGCTTTTCGGTGATACGGCCACGCTCCAATACTCGGGCATATCCCACCTCTTTGTACGCATGACTGAAAACCTGAGCCGGGGACAAATATACAGCTATGGTGCTGCTTTTATCATGGTTTTTATTATGATGATTGCCGTCTTGAAGAGCTTTAAGCTGGGGCTTCTAAGTATGATTCCCAATCTACTCCCAATCTTAGTGACCTTGGGACTTATGGGTTTCTTAAAAATAAACCTCGACTTCATCACTTTGCTCATCGCCTGTATCGCCATCGGTATTGCCGTAGATGATACCATTCACTTTCTCGTACGATTCAAACGTGAATTTGAAAAAAGCGGCGACTATGAAACCGCTTCAAGAAGAACGCTACAAAGCTCCGGACGCGCCATGCTCTTTACCACGCTGATTCTTTGCGGTGGCTTCTTGATGTTTCTTCCAAGTAAAATGGTAAGCATCGCCCTCTTCGGTGGTCTCGTCGCATTCACTGTATTCATGGCCTTGGTTTCCGACTTCATCATTTTACCGGCCATACTTGAGCTCACACGGCCCTTGGGCGCTGTAAACCGTGGTCAAACGCAATCCGTTGAGAACGCCCCGGACACATCGAGTTCTGGTCCTCTCAATTTTTCTGCCCAGATTGAAGCCGCCAAAAGCTAAGCCTGTCGCAAAGGCAACTTGTCCGTGTCGCATATATGGACACGCTGCTTTCTGAACTCAGTGACAGGCCAACGAGGCCTGCTAAATCCCTAATATTGTTAAGCCTCAATCATGAGACCTCTGGCATGTGGCATGCATTACAACTGCCATGAACACACAAATCTACAATACAAAACCAGACAGCAACGACGACCAGAGTTCTTTTGCCCTTTACGCAGCCGCACGATTGGTCGTCCAATCTTACAGGCCCTACCTCGATAGACTCGGAGTCACATATCCACAGTATATGGTGATCCGGCATCTCCACCGCTTTGGGGCACAAACCGTCACCCAAATCGCTGACCAACTTTATTTAGATGCGGGGACCGTTACACCCATTCTTAAAAGGTTAGAAAAGCGAGACTGGCTAACAAGAGAGAGAAGCGGAGAAGACGAACGCATGGTCTTTAATCGACTTACGCCCAACGGCCATACTCTGGCCCTCGAAGCCAGTCAGGTAAGCAGAGCGGCGCTAAACCGCGGAAGAATGCGGGAGGACTGGGTGAAACCATTGGTGAGCGAGGCCAAAACGCTATTGAAGCACCTAGCTGCCTGAGGCCTTCATATCCTCAACCGACCAAAGGAGGGCGGCGCCTCGGACGCCGCCTGAGTCGCCCCACTTGTTTTTAACGACCGGAGTTTTAAATTCATCGTTGAAAATATTAGCCAACACCGCCTCAGGGAGTCTCTCGTAAATCTCATCTACGTTAGACAGTCCGCCACCAAGCACAATCGCATCCGGATCAACAATGTGGAGCAGTGGGCAAATTGCCTGACCAAAGCGCCGAATGTATTCATCAAATGCTTTATTGGCCGCGGTATCACCCGCCCTCATTTTTTCAATGACCGTTTTACCGTTGGCTCCAGCTTCGCCGCCATTATTCTCATAGAGAAGAGCTAAGCCGCCGCCGCAGAGATAAGCTTCAACTGGGCCATGTTGACCGTCAAACCACTTTGGGC comes from Deltaproteobacteria bacterium and encodes:
- a CDS encoding MMPL family transporter, which translates into the protein MAPKTQDSPVEQFFRNMTAKILEHRLLTLTALAIISGVFISGFPQITINNSNSQWFEDSDPTITRYEKFQEYYGTDKFIYLLLDTPGGKAFSPETLSQLRDIESMLRTITFKDAEVFEEVVHIANVKFIDGDASGIEVIELADGLGQSEEDLQLFQERAESNPNYEGLLFSPDKNAVGILAEVRVVMDDDKYHTAIVTELRKNLNQAPFKDSSIHIGGGPIVDTEMDALTIGESQLFGVLAAILNMLVTLFLFRRWPGVVIPMLTVALTIGWTFGLIGFGGQPLGVVHVMLPMMLLVVGVSDSVHILSEYQREYTHVNNRREAILNTMAEVSLPCLLTSLTTAAGMLSLSLAPIPPIRTMGIYAAVGVIFAYIISVFLVPVVLSYTGLESSQAKNSDRFEGILASISSFTTRRAKIITAATAVLIGLSIWGATYINIESNFMESFKKDSQIRISASHIDSTLGGTASLQGMIDTGKEGGAKEPEFLRKLEEFENYLAESESVVKVVSMTSLVKELNQVMMDGAPEEYRIPDNRNIIAQELMLYENSDPDGLFKMVTDDYQMVRLDVKTKSGGTHQASLMMEDAAEKFEELFGDTATLQYSGISHLFVRMTENLSRGQIYSYGAAFIMVFIMMIAVLKSFKLGLLSMIPNLLPILVTLGLMGFLKINLDFITLLIACIAIGIAVDDTIHFLVRFKREFEKSGDYETASRRTLQSSGRAMLFTTLILCGGFLMFLPSKMVSIALFGGLVAFTVFMALVSDFIILPAILELTRPLGAVNRGQTQSVENAPDTSSSGPLNFSAQIEAAKS
- a CDS encoding MarR family transcriptional regulator, producing MNTQIYNTKPDSNDDQSSFALYAAARLVVQSYRPYLDRLGVTYPQYMVIRHLHRFGAQTVTQIADQLYLDAGTVTPILKRLEKRDWLTRERSGEDERMVFNRLTPNGHTLALEASQVSRAALNRGRMREDWVKPLVSEAKTLLKHLAA